In Nitrospirota bacterium, one genomic interval encodes:
- a CDS encoding cytochrome c maturation protein CcmE, whose amino-acid sequence MKKFYLRWSIIFLLCIVFSLIAGNRYLKEVAVISPDELEQKSASIPVRVQGRIEPGSLQFESGRQQAIFELSGSQRKIPVLYTGDDLDNLREFKVVVLVGTWDSSTHRFESRKMALTPNYGFITAAYFVGLIPLLFFLFKMERKVVLLYDRIKEEKVYQSEESG is encoded by the coding sequence GTGAAAAAATTCTATCTTCGCTGGAGCATCATTTTTCTGCTATGTATTGTGTTCAGCCTCATCGCCGGAAATCGTTACCTGAAAGAGGTGGCCGTCATATCTCCGGATGAGTTAGAGCAGAAGTCCGCCTCGATCCCGGTCCGGGTCCAGGGTCGAATTGAACCCGGAAGCCTGCAATTCGAATCAGGCCGGCAGCAGGCCATTTTTGAACTTTCCGGATCGCAACGCAAAATACCGGTCCTTTATACCGGGGACGATCTGGACAATTTAAGGGAATTTAAAGTTGTGGTCCTGGTTGGAACCTGGGATTCGTCGACTCACCGGTTTGAGTCCCGAAAAATGGCGCTCACGCCAAACTATGGTTTTATTACGGCGGCCTATTTCGTCGGATTAATACCTCTCTTATTTTTTCTTTTTAAGATGGAACGAAAAGTCGTCCTGTTGTACGATAGAATCAAAGAAGAAAAGGTTTATCAAT
- a CDS encoding cupredoxin domain-containing protein, producing MKTRFYVFALLLVFGATLGAGETTIKTTIRNQRFIPDEIRIKAETKVIFQISNEDKVPVEFESSDLNKEKMVLPGKTLEIALKGLKPGIYEFFSDFGPQALRGRIIVE from the coding sequence ATGAAAACCAGGTTTTATGTTTTCGCACTTTTATTGGTATTTGGCGCGACTCTGGGAGCAGGAGAAACGACGATAAAAACTACAATCCGGAATCAAAGGTTTATACCGGATGAGATTCGCATTAAAGCGGAAACAAAAGTCATTTTTCAGATTTCGAACGAGGATAAAGTTCCGGTCGAGTTTGAAAGCAGCGATCTCAACAAGGAGAAAATGGTACTGCCTGGCAAAACTTTGGAAATAGCGCTTAAAGGACTCAAACCGGGAATATATGAATTTTTCAGCGACTTTGGACCGCAGGCCTTACGAGGGAGAATTATCGTCGAATGA
- a CDS encoding FTR1 family iron permease has protein sequence MIGTFIISWRESIEAALLVGILMVYLKKIGQEKSFIFIYMGVIFGIIASLLFGYLSTRLSFLFEGGREEIFSSVILLFAVVILTYMVIWMSDQAKHIKGKIHQKVDAVMEQKKLWALTFLAFTGVFREGIETVLFLWGIFIQNQGTSSLSLSLLSGISGIVLAVLMAWFFFRGFGHLVDMKKFFQITGGVLLFMSAGMLVASVGKLESAGFIPPLLTRIWDSSWLVDDRTLVGHLFSGLFGYRAKPTLMEILVYFIYFSSIIFWIRRQNLRRA, from the coding sequence ATGATAGGAACATTTATTATCAGTTGGAGAGAGTCGATTGAAGCGGCGCTTCTGGTAGGTATCCTGATGGTTTATTTGAAGAAAATCGGACAGGAGAAGAGCTTTATTTTTATTTATATGGGCGTAATATTCGGAATCATTGCCAGTCTCCTTTTTGGATATCTTTCTACCCGGCTCAGCTTTTTATTCGAAGGGGGAAGAGAAGAAATATTTAGTTCGGTAATTCTTCTGTTTGCGGTGGTGATTCTGACTTACATGGTGATCTGGATGTCGGACCAGGCGAAGCACATTAAGGGGAAAATTCATCAGAAAGTTGACGCCGTGATGGAGCAGAAAAAGCTTTGGGCGCTTACCTTTCTGGCTTTTACAGGGGTCTTTCGGGAAGGAATCGAAACAGTTCTCTTTTTATGGGGAATTTTTATTCAGAACCAGGGAACAAGTTCTCTCTCCTTGTCTTTGTTGAGCGGAATATCCGGTATTGTGCTGGCAGTTTTGATGGCCTGGTTCTTTTTCAGAGGATTCGGACACCTCGTGGATATGAAAAAGTTTTTCCAGATTACAGGTGGAGTCCTCCTGTTCATGTCTGCAGGAATGCTGGTCGCCTCTGTCGGCAAATTGGAGTCCGCCGGATTTATTCCTCCACTTTTGACCCGGATTTGGGATTCCTCGTGGCTGGTGGATGACCGGACTCTGGTCGGCCATCTCTTTTCTGGACTTTTTGGGTATCGGGCAAAACCGACCTTAATGGAAATTCTGGTCTATTTCATTTATTTTTCCTCAATCATTTTCTGGATTCGCCGCCAAAATTTAAGGCGCGCATGA
- a CDS encoding cytochrome c, translating into MKATLFGLISFAFILLMACSSKENQAESPAAVGLKVIGETPSGLLKGETLFLSRCSGCHGEKGRGTERGPTFISPIYHPDHHGDDSFILAARNGARAHHWQFGDMPPIPGIREDDMKEIIAYIRWLQKENKVY; encoded by the coding sequence ATGAAAGCAACTTTATTTGGTCTCATTTCGTTTGCGTTTATCCTGCTCATGGCATGCAGTTCGAAAGAGAATCAGGCGGAATCTCCGGCAGCGGTTGGTTTGAAGGTGATCGGTGAGACGCCGTCCGGGCTTCTCAAAGGTGAAACGCTCTTTCTAAGCCGTTGTTCGGGCTGCCATGGCGAGAAAGGAAGGGGAACCGAAAGAGGCCCGACATTCATTTCCCCGATCTATCATCCGGACCACCATGGCGATGACTCCTTTATTTTAGCCGCACGAAACGGAGCCAGGGCACATCATTGGCAATTTGGAGACATGCCACCGATTCCCGGCATAAGAGAGGATGACATGAAGGAAATTATTGCGTATATACGCTGGCTCCAGAAAGAAAATAAGGTTTATTGA
- a CDS encoding heme exporter protein CcmB, whose protein sequence is MQFFKVIQWIVWKDLVSEIRNRENVSSMFFFALAVILIFSFSFSMDQAATKELMPGIIWVAFGFTGIIGLGKSFLPEVQNDCMEYLQMAPVSKGAIYLGKLFGNILFLLLAEIILFPLFILFFNLDILDKLPIILLIFLVATMGLSALGTLFSALTVQIRAREVMFPILLLPLAVPVFIGAVESTRGALNGDPLYLYLQWLELLAVFDLIFMIVSFWVFEFILDY, encoded by the coding sequence ATGCAATTTTTTAAGGTAATTCAATGGATCGTCTGGAAAGATCTGGTGAGTGAAATCCGAAACCGGGAAAACGTCTCCTCCATGTTTTTTTTCGCACTGGCCGTCATTCTCATTTTCAGTTTCAGCTTTTCAATGGATCAGGCGGCCACGAAAGAACTCATGCCTGGAATCATCTGGGTGGCATTCGGGTTTACCGGAATAATCGGACTCGGGAAATCGTTTCTGCCTGAAGTTCAGAATGACTGCATGGAATACCTCCAGATGGCACCGGTCTCAAAGGGAGCCATCTATCTCGGGAAATTATTTGGAAATATTCTCTTCCTGCTTCTGGCGGAAATCATCTTGTTTCCCCTTTTCATCCTTTTCTTTAATCTAGATATACTTGATAAACTCCCCATTATTCTGTTAATATTTTTAGTTGCGACAATGGGTTTATCCGCGCTCGGAACCCTTTTCTCAGCCCTGACAGTACAGATACGGGCACGAGAGGTCATGTTTCCCATCCTTCTTCTTCCTCTTGCTGTACCGGTTTTTATCGGTGCGGTTGAATCAACGCGGGGAGCGCTTAATGGGGATCCCCTCTATTTGTACCTGCAGTGGCTGGAATTGCTGGCCGTATTTGATCTGATCTTTATGATCGTTTCTTTTTGGGTTTTTGAATTCATACTGGATTATTAG
- the gmd gene encoding GDP-mannose 4,6-dehydratase, producing the protein MKKALITGITGQDGSYLAEFLLTKGYKIYGMVRRSSVEKWDRIAHILPQIELIQGDLTDPSSLDEAVKISQPDEVYNLGAQSFVPASWNQPILTAEVDSIGVTRILESIRKQKPDARFYQASSSEMFGKVRDIPQNEKTPFYPRSPYGVAKAYGHFITVNYRESYDLFACSGILFNHESPRRCLEFVTRKVSCGVAKIKLGLEKNLRMGNLDAKRDWGFAGDYVQAMWLMLQQSEPDDYVIATGETHTVKELVQIAFETVGLQWEDHVVSDPLFFRPAEVDLLIGDPGKAKSKLKWNHGVTFKELVRIMVESDLKTLKDS; encoded by the coding sequence ATGAAAAAAGCGTTGATTACAGGGATAACGGGCCAGGATGGCTCTTACCTTGCTGAATTCCTACTGACAAAGGGATACAAGATCTATGGTATGGTCCGGAGGTCCAGCGTCGAGAAATGGGATCGAATCGCCCATATCCTTCCACAGATTGAGCTGATTCAGGGAGATTTAACCGATCCTTCCTCTCTCGATGAAGCGGTTAAGATTTCCCAGCCGGATGAAGTCTATAATCTGGGTGCCCAGTCTTTCGTTCCGGCATCGTGGAATCAACCGATTCTGACCGCCGAAGTGGATTCCATCGGAGTGACCCGCATTCTGGAGTCCATTCGAAAACAGAAACCGGATGCCCGATTTTATCAGGCCTCCAGCAGCGAGATGTTCGGAAAGGTCAGAGATATTCCTCAAAATGAAAAGACGCCATTTTATCCCAGGAGTCCCTATGGGGTTGCTAAAGCGTATGGACACTTCATTACCGTCAATTATCGCGAAAGCTATGATCTTTTCGCCTGTTCCGGAATTCTATTTAATCATGAATCCCCCCGAAGGTGTCTGGAATTTGTAACGCGGAAGGTCTCCTGCGGCGTGGCCAAAATAAAACTGGGTCTGGAAAAAAATCTCCGGATGGGAAATCTGGACGCCAAGCGAGACTGGGGATTTGCCGGAGATTATGTTCAAGCCATGTGGCTGATGCTTCAACAGAGCGAACCGGATGACTACGTCATCGCAACCGGGGAGACCCATACCGTTAAGGAATTAGTCCAGATTGCCTTTGAAACCGTGGGACTTCAGTGGGAGGACCATGTCGTATCCGATCCCCTTTTCTTCAGGCCTGCCGAGGTGGATCTCTTAATCGGAGATCCTGGCAAGGCAAAGAGCAAGTTAAAATGGAATCACGGAGTGACATTTAAAGAACTGGTCCGGATCATGGTTGAATCTGACCTGAAAACCCTGAAAGATTCTTAA
- the maf gene encoding septum formation inhibitor Maf, with protein MKKLILASSSPRRKDLLSRFGLPFEIIPSDVSEKEWEGEDHESYVRRIAQLKADHVASRKKEAWVIGADTIVVVGEVKMGKPATGGEARKMLQLLSGKKHVVMTGVALICANQHYCESVVEKTEVWFKTITPSEIEQYISTPEPYDKAGSYGIQGKGATFVDRIEGEVSNVMGLPLRRIKILLENSGILNVSHKN; from the coding sequence ATTAAGAAACTTATCCTCGCCTCTTCTTCTCCCCGTAGAAAAGATCTGCTCTCCCGGTTCGGTCTCCCATTTGAAATTATTCCTTCTGACGTGTCAGAAAAGGAATGGGAAGGCGAAGACCATGAATCGTATGTTCGGAGAATTGCGCAATTGAAGGCGGATCACGTGGCGAGTCGGAAAAAGGAAGCGTGGGTCATCGGTGCGGATACCATTGTCGTGGTCGGAGAAGTCAAGATGGGGAAGCCGGCGACCGGAGGAGAGGCCCGAAAGATGCTGCAGCTCCTTTCAGGGAAAAAGCATGTCGTGATGACCGGCGTTGCATTGATCTGTGCAAATCAGCACTATTGTGAGTCTGTAGTTGAAAAAACAGAAGTCTGGTTTAAGACGATTACCCCATCTGAGATCGAGCAGTACATTTCGACCCCGGAGCCTTATGATAAAGCCGGAAGCTATGGGATTCAGGGCAAAGGAGCGACCTTTGTCGACCGGATTGAAGGCGAAGTTTCGAATGTCATGGGCCTTCCGCTTCGTCGAATCAAAATCCTGCTTGAAAATTCGGGGATCCTTAATGTTTCCCATAAAAATTAA
- a CDS encoding TraR/DksA C4-type zinc finger protein: protein MTQKPKKNKFEEIKKELERQKSALLAEAGVILGGGLNPGSENYSDLGDQATAVADQNFLLRIKEREQKLLKKIDEALERISAGNFGICESCGEEISTKRLLARPVTTLCIECKTRQEQEEKIRK from the coding sequence ATGACACAAAAACCTAAGAAAAATAAGTTTGAAGAAATCAAAAAAGAGCTCGAGAGACAAAAAAGCGCTCTTTTGGCCGAAGCGGGCGTGATATTAGGGGGGGGCTTGAATCCGGGAAGCGAGAATTACTCTGATTTGGGGGACCAGGCCACGGCAGTGGCAGATCAGAATTTTCTTCTCAGAATCAAGGAGAGAGAACAGAAACTGCTTAAGAAAATTGACGAGGCGCTGGAAAGAATCTCCGCGGGGAACTTTGGAATATGTGAAAGCTGCGGCGAGGAAATTTCAACCAAGAGATTGCTCGCCCGTCCTGTCACCACCCTTTGTATTGAATGCAAGACCCGTCAGGAACAAGAAGAAAAAATTAGAAAATAG
- a CDS encoding transcriptional repressor yields MEKEAEILKKHIQVHQLKLTRQRQVILDTFLTLPRHVSAEELYEASTRKNRSIGLATVYRTLHLLCQAGIVQEREFGDGQARYEIVSNHSHHDHLVCLSCGRIIEFENMDIENLQEQVAKEHSFIIQRHKLELYGYCKTCHRSTAHGKKLRKNK; encoded by the coding sequence ATGGAAAAAGAAGCTGAAATCCTAAAAAAACATATTCAGGTTCATCAACTCAAGTTGACGCGCCAGCGCCAGGTCATCCTGGACACATTCCTTACCTTGCCACGACATGTTTCGGCGGAAGAGCTTTATGAAGCGAGCACCCGGAAGAACCGGTCGATCGGATTGGCGACGGTTTATCGGACGCTCCACCTCCTCTGTCAGGCTGGGATTGTTCAGGAGAGAGAGTTTGGAGACGGCCAGGCACGCTATGAGATCGTTTCAAATCATAGTCATCATGATCACCTGGTCTGTTTGAGTTGCGGACGGATTATTGAGTTTGAAAACATGGATATTGAAAATTTGCAGGAACAGGTGGCCAAAGAACATTCGTTTATCATCCAACGGCATAAATTGGAGTTGTATGGATATTGCAAGACGTGTCACAGATCAACAGCGCATGGAAAAAAACTCAGGAAAAATAAATGA
- the ccsA gene encoding cytochrome c biogenesis protein CcsA, which translates to MLASRFIGRLRKVQNWIALMAGLFLAVGLYQALVVSPSDYYQGEVVRIMYIHVPFAEGAMLAYTVLFFGSLWYLWKRDPVIDNLCHASAGIGILFTTVALITGSIWAKPTWNTWWTWDPRLVSFAVLLLILIGYIMLRSFLDDKEKEARYSAVLAIIGFVDLPIVHFSVEWWRTLHQPLSISSRGVSIATPILIPLICMSIGLYLLFAYMLMVRTQMLYLEYLLEAKQGRLLSEIQL; encoded by the coding sequence ATGCTTGCATCACGCTTTATCGGAAGATTGAGAAAAGTACAAAACTGGATCGCTCTGATGGCCGGCCTGTTTCTGGCCGTCGGACTTTATCAGGCGCTTGTCGTTTCCCCTTCAGACTACTACCAGGGAGAGGTCGTCCGTATTATGTACATTCATGTCCCCTTTGCAGAGGGGGCCATGCTCGCCTATACGGTGCTCTTTTTTGGAAGCCTCTGGTATTTATGGAAAAGGGATCCGGTGATCGACAATCTCTGTCATGCCTCGGCGGGTATCGGAATCCTCTTTACCACGGTGGCCCTGATTACGGGCTCAATCTGGGCGAAACCCACCTGGAACACCTGGTGGACCTGGGATCCACGACTGGTTTCCTTTGCAGTCCTCCTCCTTATTTTGATCGGATATATTATGCTTCGCTCATTCCTCGATGATAAGGAAAAAGAAGCCCGCTACTCCGCGGTCCTGGCCATCATCGGGTTTGTCGACCTTCCCATCGTCCATTTTTCCGTTGAATGGTGGCGTACGCTTCACCAGCCTCTCTCCATTTCCAGTCGTGGTGTCAGCATTGCCACCCCTATTCTGATCCCTTTAATTTGCATGTCAATCGGCCTCTATCTCCTGTTTGCGTATATGTTGATGGTTCGGACACAGATGCTCTATCTTGAATATCTGCTTGAAGCGAAACAGGGCCGCCTTCTGAGCGAGATCCAGTTGTAA
- the ccmA gene encoding heme ABC exporter ATP-binding protein CcmA, with translation MSISGDQLIKSYQHHQVLRGVSFEIREGSCYALFGPNGAGKSTLLRILATLIRPTSGNFKIQGFQGLSEKMKVREQIFLIGHGSYLYDDLTTEENVQFALEIRGISPSRLEIKTALDRVGIGPFAKLKSRFLSAGMKKRLSIARAILIRPKVLLLDEGYSSLDERGVETLNQCIRDFNREGMTILMTTHERIKTAEVAHQAGVLINGNLKEISVKSLLEEHAIF, from the coding sequence ATGTCTATTTCCGGAGATCAGCTCATCAAATCTTACCAGCACCATCAGGTGTTGCGGGGCGTCTCATTTGAGATCCGGGAAGGGAGCTGTTATGCCCTGTTCGGTCCAAATGGTGCCGGAAAATCAACTCTGCTCAGAATTCTTGCGACCCTGATCCGTCCCACCTCGGGAAATTTCAAAATCCAGGGGTTTCAGGGCCTGTCCGAAAAAATGAAGGTCCGGGAGCAGATCTTTCTCATCGGACACGGCTCCTACCTCTATGATGATTTGACTACGGAGGAAAATGTTCAGTTTGCTCTTGAAATCAGAGGAATCTCTCCTTCCCGGCTCGAAATAAAAACCGCGCTGGATCGGGTCGGGATCGGTCCGTTTGCAAAGCTTAAAAGCCGCTTCCTCTCTGCGGGGATGAAGAAGAGACTTTCCATTGCGAGAGCCATACTCATTCGCCCCAAAGTTCTCTTATTGGACGAAGGGTATTCTTCTCTCGATGAGCGGGGCGTCGAGACCTTGAATCAATGCATCCGGGATTTTAACCGTGAAGGCATGACCATCCTCATGACAACGCATGAAAGAATTAAAACAGCCGAGGTGGCACATCAGGCGGGCGTCTTGATTAACGGAAATTTGAAAGAAATTTCTGTCAAGAGCCTTCTGGAGGAACATGCAATTTTTTAA